Proteins encoded within one genomic window of Terriglobales bacterium:
- a CDS encoding IS5/IS1182 family transposase yields the protein ERLFAWLHNYRRVVTRWEYHAANFLGMVQLACVLVLLRHL from the coding sequence TCGAGCGTTTGTTCGCCTGGTTGCATAACTATCGCCGCGTGGTCACCCGCTGGGAGTACCACGCGGCCAACTTCCTCGGCATGGTTCAGCTCGCGTGCGTTCTGGTCCTGCTGAGACATTTATGA